One Defluviimonas sp. SAOS-178_SWC DNA window includes the following coding sequences:
- a CDS encoding FAD-binding monooxygenase, with protein sequence MQYYLNGFHPGDPELRDAAPGRDTAKAGLPAELDVLIIGSGPAGLTLAAQLSAFPDIRTRIVERKSGPMDKGQADGISCRSMEMFNAFGFAHTILQQGYWVNETTFWKPDPKDPARIARNGRVQDVEDGLSEMPHMILNQARVHDMYLDIMRKSPSRLEPDYGLELAGLTIDPEAADYPVTVTLKPAEGAAGPTRTLRARYVVGCDGARSQVRRAIGRELVGDSANQAWGVMDVLAVTDFPDIRCKSLIQSADAGSVLIIPREGGYLVRIYIELEKLSEGERVNRDVTVDKLISAAQRVFAPYSLEVKDVVWWSVYEIGQRLTDKFDDVPADQVATRLPHVFIAGDACHTHSPKAGQGMNVSMGDTFNLGWKLVSVLQGRCAPEILHSYSAERQAVAQDLIDFDREWARIMSERPEDGGDGNAPKFQRYFIEHGRYTAGMSVTYKPSTLTGAARWQALAPGFPIGARLHSAPVVRLADAKPMELGHTVQADARWHVFAFCPDEDPTADGSALRKLCDFLETAPNSPIRKYTPAGADTDSRIDLRAVCQQPSREVALEALPGLLMPRKGTFGLIDYEKMFCADPNPGRDIFDLRGIDRKTGALVVVRPDQYVAHVLPFDAHAELARFFDGFLLPVAGDR encoded by the coding sequence ATGCAGTACTATCTGAATGGATTTCACCCCGGCGATCCCGAGCTGCGCGACGCGGCGCCGGGGCGCGACACCGCCAAAGCCGGTCTTCCGGCGGAACTCGACGTGCTCATCATCGGCAGCGGACCGGCGGGCCTGACGCTCGCCGCGCAGCTTTCCGCCTTCCCCGACATCCGCACCCGGATCGTCGAACGCAAGTCCGGCCCGATGGACAAGGGTCAGGCCGACGGCATCTCGTGCCGGTCGATGGAGATGTTCAACGCCTTCGGCTTCGCGCACACGATCCTGCAACAGGGTTACTGGGTGAACGAGACGACATTCTGGAAGCCCGACCCGAAGGACCCTGCGAGGATCGCGCGCAACGGGCGCGTGCAGGATGTCGAGGACGGTCTGTCGGAAATGCCGCACATGATCCTCAACCAGGCGCGCGTGCATGACATGTATCTCGACATCATGCGCAAGTCGCCCTCGCGGCTGGAGCCGGATTACGGGCTCGAACTCGCCGGCCTGACGATCGACCCGGAGGCTGCCGACTACCCGGTGACGGTCACGCTGAAACCGGCCGAGGGGGCCGCCGGCCCCACCCGGACGCTTCGGGCGCGCTACGTCGTCGGCTGCGACGGCGCGCGCAGCCAGGTGCGCCGCGCCATCGGGCGCGAGCTTGTCGGCGATTCCGCCAACCAGGCCTGGGGCGTGATGGACGTTCTTGCCGTCACCGACTTTCCCGACATCCGCTGCAAGTCGCTGATCCAGTCCGCCGACGCGGGCAGCGTTCTCATCATCCCGCGCGAGGGCGGCTACCTCGTGCGGATCTATATCGAGCTGGAGAAGCTCAGCGAAGGCGAGCGGGTCAACCGCGACGTCACGGTCGACAAGCTCATTTCGGCGGCGCAACGCGTGTTCGCCCCCTATTCGCTCGAGGTGAAAGACGTGGTCTGGTGGTCGGTCTACGAGATCGGCCAGCGCCTGACCGACAAGTTCGACGACGTGCCTGCCGATCAAGTGGCAACCCGCCTGCCCCATGTCTTCATCGCCGGCGATGCCTGCCACACCCACAGCCCCAAGGCCGGCCAGGGCATGAACGTGTCGATGGGCGACACGTTCAACCTCGGCTGGAAGCTGGTCTCGGTGCTGCAGGGGCGCTGCGCGCCCGAAATCCTGCACAGCTATTCGGCCGAACGGCAGGCGGTGGCGCAAGACCTGATCGACTTCGACCGGGAATGGGCGCGGATCATGAGCGAACGCCCCGAGGACGGCGGCGATGGCAACGCGCCGAAGTTCCAGCGCTATTTCATCGAACACGGGCGCTACACGGCGGGCATGTCGGTGACCTACAAGCCTTCGACCCTGACCGGGGCGGCACGCTGGCAGGCGCTGGCGCCGGGCTTCCCGATTGGCGCACGGCTCCACTCCGCGCCCGTGGTGCGGCTGGCCGACGCAAAGCCGATGGAACTGGGCCACACCGTGCAGGCCGATGCGCGCTGGCACGTCTTCGCCTTCTGCCCGGACGAGGATCCGACCGCCGATGGCTCCGCCCTGCGCAAGCTATGCGACTTCCTCGAAACGGCGCCGAACTCGCCGATCCGGAAATACACACCTGCCGGCGCCGACACCGACAGCCGCATCGACCTGCGGGCCGTCTGCCAACAACCGAGCCGGGAGGTCGCGCTCGAGGCGCTGCCGGGGCTTCTTATGCCGCGCAAGGGCACATTCGGTCTGATCGACTACGAAAAGATGTTTTGCGCCGACCCGAACCCCGGCCGCGACATCTTCGATCTGCGCGGAATCGACCGCAAGACCGGCGCGCTGGTGGTCGTGCGGCCGGACCAATACGTCGCCCATGTGCTGCCCTTCGATGCCCACGCGGAACTCGCGCGGTTCTTCGACGGCTTCCTGCTGCCGGTTGCCGGGGATCGCTGA
- a CDS encoding MarR family winged helix-turn-helix transcriptional regulator — MDRADGQPKSPLLPGHLIRRLHQISTQVFHDRVREAGFDLTPVQFAALDALRYQPGMDQAGLAQAIAKDRATVGAVVDRLVQKGLVSRIVNPQDKRGRELRLTGQGEELVAALTPVVVALQPDILPGLSPEEYRRFVALAAKAATAASESG, encoded by the coding sequence ATGGATAGGGCAGACGGCCAACCCAAAAGCCCCCTGCTGCCGGGGCACCTGATCCGGCGCCTGCATCAGATTTCGACCCAGGTCTTCCACGACCGCGTGCGCGAGGCCGGGTTCGACCTGACGCCGGTGCAGTTCGCGGCGCTGGACGCGCTGCGCTACCAGCCGGGGATGGACCAGGCGGGGCTCGCGCAGGCGATCGCGAAGGACCGCGCGACCGTGGGGGCAGTGGTCGACCGGCTGGTGCAGAAGGGGCTCGTGTCGCGGATCGTCAACCCGCAGGACAAGCGCGGGCGGGAGCTGCGGCTGACCGGGCAGGGGGAGGAGCTTGTAGCGGCGCTGACGCCGGTCGTGGTGGCGCTGCAACCCGACATCCTGCCGGGGCTGAGCCCGGAGGAATACCGCCGGTTCGTGGCGCTCGCCGCAAAGGCGGCGACGGCGGCAAGCGAGAGCGGCTGA
- a CDS encoding acyl-CoA dehydrogenase family protein: MTPFQAPVDDILFSLRTFAGDVPARDAELSEEVIRHFAAFAEGVIAPLNAPGDRQGCRLENGRVRMPDGFGAAYAELAEGGWQGLTAPEGFGGQAMDHLTAAAVSEIFSGANHSLQMVTGLVPGAISTLLAHGTPEQQSAYIPKLTSGAWLSTMCLTEAGAGSDLSRIRTRASRDGAGWRIDGQKIFISGGDQDMSEGILHLVLARTGAAEDGVKGLSLFLCLSDVEGLRNAVAVTRIEEKLGLHASPTCQIEFDGARAELIGAEGKGLAAMFTMMNHARLDVALQGVAHATRAHAISAAYAAERRQGRLPDGAPATLADHPDVQRMLTEQCDSARIARAMCHIALAELESGARPALVEFLTPLCKIHATDAGIRAADLGIQILGGYGYLEEYGLSQVWRDARITAIYEGTNGIHALTLATRGLRFDEGRAIGQFAELATRLAPGDAEVRAQADAWTARARALAGMADLRAEAHGFAQETAALIALAIGRRLAA; this comes from the coding sequence ATGACCCCCTTCCAGGCCCCCGTCGACGACATCCTCTTCAGCCTGCGGACCTTCGCGGGCGACGTGCCCGCGCGCGACGCGGAGCTCTCCGAGGAGGTGATCCGGCATTTCGCTGCCTTCGCCGAGGGGGTGATCGCGCCGCTCAACGCGCCGGGCGACCGGCAGGGATGCCGGCTGGAAAACGGCCGGGTGCGGATGCCCGACGGGTTCGGCGCGGCCTATGCCGAACTGGCCGAAGGCGGGTGGCAGGGCCTGACCGCGCCGGAGGGCTTCGGCGGACAGGCGATGGACCACCTGACCGCCGCGGCCGTGTCCGAGATCTTCTCGGGCGCGAACCATTCGTTGCAGATGGTCACGGGCCTCGTGCCCGGGGCGATCTCGACGCTGCTCGCCCACGGGACGCCCGAACAGCAGTCCGCTTATATCCCGAAGCTGACATCGGGCGCGTGGCTCTCGACCATGTGTCTGACCGAGGCAGGCGCGGGATCCGACCTGTCACGCATTCGCACAAGGGCCAGCCGCGACGGCGCGGGCTGGCGCATCGACGGGCAGAAGATCTTCATCTCGGGCGGCGATCAGGACATGTCCGAGGGGATCCTGCATCTGGTGCTCGCGCGCACCGGAGCAGCCGAGGATGGCGTGAAGGGGTTGTCGCTGTTTCTCTGCCTTTCCGACGTCGAAGGGCTGCGAAACGCCGTCGCGGTGACACGGATCGAGGAGAAGCTGGGGCTGCACGCCTCCCCCACCTGCCAGATCGAGTTCGACGGCGCCCGCGCCGAACTGATCGGGGCAGAGGGCAAGGGGCTTGCCGCGATGTTCACGATGATGAACCATGCCCGGCTCGACGTCGCTTTGCAGGGCGTGGCGCATGCCACCCGTGCCCACGCGATTTCCGCCGCCTATGCCGCCGAGCGCCGGCAGGGCCGCCTGCCGGATGGCGCGCCCGCGACGCTCGCCGATCATCCCGACGTGCAGCGCATGCTGACCGAGCAATGCGACAGCGCCCGGATTGCCCGCGCGATGTGTCACATCGCGCTCGCCGAACTGGAGAGTGGCGCCCGCCCCGCATTGGTCGAGTTCCTGACGCCGCTCTGCAAGATCCACGCGACCGATGCAGGCATTCGCGCCGCCGATCTCGGCATCCAGATCCTCGGCGGGTATGGCTACCTCGAAGAGTACGGCCTGTCGCAGGTCTGGCGCGACGCGCGGATTACCGCGATCTACGAGGGCACGAACGGCATCCATGCCCTGACACTCGCCACGCGCGGGCTGCGCTTCGACGAAGGCCGCGCGATCGGGCAGTTCGCGGAACTGGCTACCAGGCTTGCGCCCGGCGATGCGGAGGTGCGGGCGCAGGCCGATGCGTGGACGGCCCGGGCGCGGGCCCTGGCCGGCATGGCCGATCTGCGCGCCGAGGCGCACGGCTTCGCGCAAGAGACGGCGGCACTGATCGCGCTGGCGATCGGCAGGCGGCTGGCGGCCTAG
- a CDS encoding amidohydrolase family protein, with the protein MKNIDFDKVRAIDFHTHAEEACGCHADDGYDDLQSTMAKYFGAPWSHPPTIDETAAHYRKMNIAAVIFPVDSERETGYRRYDNYEVADACAKNDDILIPFASIDPAKGKLGAREARDLVENHGVQGFKFHPTMQGFWPNDRAAYVLYEAIAESGKPALFHTGQTGVGSGMRGGNGMRLKYSDPMIIDDVAVDFPDMPIILAHPSFPWQEEALSVAQHKPNVYIDLSGWSPKYFPKILVQYANTMLKKKMLFGSDWPMIAPEKWLDAFDKAEFRDEVRPLILKENAMRLLGLNA; encoded by the coding sequence ATGAAGAACATCGACTTCGACAAGGTCCGCGCGATCGACTTCCACACCCATGCCGAGGAAGCCTGCGGCTGTCATGCCGACGACGGCTATGACGATCTGCAATCGACGATGGCGAAATATTTCGGCGCGCCCTGGTCGCATCCTCCGACCATCGACGAAACGGCCGCGCATTATCGCAAGATGAATATCGCCGCGGTGATCTTCCCGGTCGATAGCGAGCGCGAGACGGGCTACCGGCGCTACGACAATTACGAGGTCGCCGATGCCTGCGCCAAGAACGACGATATCCTGATCCCCTTCGCCTCGATCGACCCGGCCAAGGGCAAGCTCGGCGCGCGCGAGGCCCGGGACCTGGTGGAAAACCACGGCGTTCAGGGCTTCAAGTTCCACCCCACGATGCAGGGCTTCTGGCCCAATGATCGGGCGGCCTATGTGCTTTACGAGGCGATTGCCGAGTCCGGCAAGCCCGCGCTGTTCCACACTGGACAGACCGGCGTCGGCTCGGGGATGCGGGGCGGCAACGGGATGCGGCTCAAGTATTCGGACCCGATGATCATCGACGATGTCGCGGTCGACTTCCCCGACATGCCGATCATCCTCGCGCACCCGTCCTTCCCCTGGCAGGAAGAGGCGCTGTCGGTCGCCCAGCACAAGCCCAACGTCTACATCGACCTATCGGGCTGGTCGCCGAAATACTTCCCGAAGATCCTCGTGCAATATGCCAACACGATGTTGAAGAAGAAGATGCTGTTCGGGTCGGACTGGCCGATGATCGCACCCGAGAAATGGCTCGATGCCTTCGACAAGGCGGAGTTCCGCGACGAGGTGCGCCCGCTGATCCTGAAGGAAAACGCGATGCGCCTTCTGGGCCTGAACGCCTGA
- a CDS encoding feruloyl-CoA synthase → MTAIPAAPNEPAARAEWARKLTLTRNVPHKVTVERRTDGTILLGSGYDLPDPVPNTGAWLNRWAREAPYRVAVSERPEVGPGWRNVTYAELLAQVRAVAAALIKRGLGQGDCIVIMSGNGLDHLLLSLGAQYAGVPVVPLAEQYSLITEAHGRLTYVLDKVKPKLAFVDDATRYRAAVELPELADVEVVAVRGEAGRPITPFADLLAGEPSVDVDAVHATVGPDTLAKILFTSGSSSDPKGVLTTHRMMCVNQVQMGVVLPFLDDHPPRITDWLPWNHVFGGSHNVNMMLAHGGTLTIDSGKPTGKGFATTLGNRTDRPGTLAFNVPVGWGMLAEALKDDPALQKHLCKDLDLLFYAGASLPQAVWEALEQFCIEARGGLPMMISSWGLTETAPACLMVHEPIGRSGVIGVPLPGVIVKLIPDEDMRCEVRVKGPNVMPGYYNDPERTAKAFDDEGFFITGDAVKFVDPEDPQRGLVFDGRVSEDFKLETGTWVQAGNLRMSALKELSGIAQDVVICGHDRGEVGLFVFPTPALASSDVTRGAITEPHLMARIEERLRDMNAQVTGSAKRITRAIVLAEPPSLEHHEITDKGSLNIQKILTRRADLLERLYDNEDPALIRV, encoded by the coding sequence ATGACCGCAATTCCCGCAGCACCGAACGAGCCTGCCGCCCGCGCCGAATGGGCGCGCAAGCTGACGCTGACGCGCAATGTCCCGCACAAGGTGACGGTGGAGCGCCGAACCGACGGCACGATCCTGCTGGGCTCGGGCTATGACCTGCCCGACCCGGTTCCGAACACGGGTGCCTGGCTCAACCGCTGGGCCAGGGAAGCGCCCTACCGCGTCGCGGTATCCGAACGGCCCGAGGTCGGCCCCGGCTGGCGCAATGTCACCTATGCCGAACTGCTCGCGCAGGTGCGCGCCGTCGCCGCCGCACTCATCAAGCGCGGTCTGGGCCAGGGCGACTGTATCGTGATCATGTCCGGCAACGGGCTCGACCATCTGCTCCTGTCGCTCGGTGCGCAATATGCAGGCGTGCCGGTGGTGCCGCTGGCCGAGCAGTATTCGCTGATCACCGAGGCCCACGGTCGGCTGACCTACGTGCTCGACAAGGTCAAACCGAAGCTCGCCTTCGTCGACGACGCGACCCGGTACCGGGCCGCGGTCGAGCTTCCCGAACTGGCGGATGTCGAGGTCGTCGCGGTGCGCGGAGAGGCGGGGCGGCCGATCACCCCCTTCGCCGACCTGCTGGCGGGCGAGCCGTCGGTCGATGTCGATGCCGTCCACGCGACGGTCGGCCCCGACACCCTGGCCAAGATCCTGTTCACCTCGGGCTCAAGCTCGGACCCCAAGGGCGTGCTGACCACGCACCGGATGATGTGCGTCAACCAGGTGCAGATGGGCGTCGTCCTGCCCTTCCTCGACGATCACCCGCCTCGGATCACCGACTGGCTGCCCTGGAACCATGTCTTCGGCGGCAGCCACAACGTCAACATGATGCTCGCCCACGGCGGCACGCTGACCATCGACAGCGGCAAGCCCACGGGCAAGGGCTTTGCCACCACGCTCGGGAACCGCACCGACCGGCCGGGAACGCTGGCCTTCAACGTGCCGGTCGGCTGGGGCATGCTCGCCGAAGCCCTGAAGGACGATCCGGCACTGCAAAAGCATCTCTGCAAGGATCTCGACCTGCTGTTCTACGCCGGCGCCTCGCTGCCGCAGGCGGTCTGGGAGGCGCTCGAGCAGTTCTGCATCGAAGCGCGCGGCGGATTGCCGATGATGATCTCGAGCTGGGGCCTGACCGAGACCGCCCCGGCCTGCCTGATGGTGCATGAACCCATCGGCCGCTCGGGCGTGATCGGCGTCCCGCTGCCCGGCGTGATCGTCAAGCTGATCCCCGACGAGGACATGCGCTGCGAGGTCCGGGTGAAGGGCCCGAACGTGATGCCAGGCTATTACAACGACCCGGAACGGACCGCCAAGGCCTTCGACGATGAAGGCTTCTTCATCACCGGCGACGCCGTGAAATTCGTCGATCCGGAGGATCCGCAGCGCGGGCTGGTCTTCGATGGCCGCGTCTCCGAGGACTTCAAGCTCGAAACCGGGACCTGGGTGCAGGCGGGCAACCTGCGCATGTCCGCGCTCAAGGAGCTTTCGGGCATCGCGCAGGACGTGGTGATCTGCGGCCATGACCGCGGCGAGGTCGGGCTGTTCGTCTTCCCGACCCCCGCGCTGGCCAGTTCCGACGTCACTCGGGGCGCGATCACCGAGCCTCATCTGATGGCCCGGATCGAGGAGCGCCTGCGGGACATGAATGCCCAGGTCACAGGCTCGGCCAAGCGCATCACCCGTGCCATCGTCCTGGCCGAGCCGCCCTCGCTCGAACATCACGAGATCACCGACAAGGGATCGCTCAACATCCAGAAGATCCTGACCCGCCGCGCCGATTTGCTGGAAAGGCTCTACGACAACGAAGACCCGGCGCTGATCCGCGTCTGA
- a CDS encoding crotonase/enoyl-CoA hydratase family protein: MSDHVKYLTTEVDGQIATVTLTRPDKRNAMSDGLIAAIEAAYSGLPPEVRVVILTGAGGHYCSGLDLSEHVDRSAEEGVYHSRNWHRVMDAIQFGGRVTVSAMTGAVIGGGLELAASTHVRIAEPSVIFQLPEGRRGIFVGGGASVRVGRILGADRMVEMMLTGRKYNAEEGLRLGLTHYSVGAGEALPLARRLAAEIAGNAPMSNYFMVQALSRINDMSRADGLFTESLCAALVQTTPDAQEGLRAFLEKRAPVFR; encoded by the coding sequence ATGTCCGATCACGTGAAATACCTGACGACCGAAGTGGATGGTCAGATCGCCACCGTCACCCTGACCCGCCCTGACAAGCGCAACGCCATGAGCGACGGGCTGATCGCGGCGATCGAGGCCGCCTATTCCGGCCTGCCGCCCGAGGTCCGCGTAGTGATCCTGACCGGCGCAGGCGGCCACTACTGTTCGGGGCTCGACCTGTCGGAACATGTCGACCGCTCGGCCGAGGAAGGCGTCTATCATTCGCGCAACTGGCACCGGGTGATGGACGCGATCCAGTTCGGCGGGCGCGTCACGGTTTCGGCGATGACCGGGGCGGTGATTGGCGGCGGGCTGGAGCTTGCCGCCTCGACCCATGTGCGCATCGCCGAGCCTTCGGTGATCTTCCAATTGCCCGAGGGCCGGCGCGGGATCTTCGTGGGCGGCGGCGCCTCGGTCCGCGTGGGGCGCATCCTCGGCGCCGACCGGATGGTCGAGATGATGCTGACCGGGCGGAAATACAATGCCGAGGAAGGGCTGCGCCTCGGCCTGACCCATTACAGCGTCGGCGCGGGCGAAGCGCTGCCCCTGGCACGCAGGCTCGCTGCCGAAATCGCCGGCAACGCACCAATGTCCAACTATTTCATGGTCCAGGCGCTCTCACGCATCAACGACATGTCGCGCGCCGACGGGCTGTTCACCGAAAGCCTCTGCGCGGCACTCGTGCAGACTACACCCGATGCGCAGGAAGGCCTTCGCGCCTTTCTCGAAAAGCGCGCGCCTGTATTCCGCTGA
- a CDS encoding SDR family NAD(P)-dependent oxidoreductase: MHISGQIALVTGAGSGLGEATARRLAGQGARVVVMDMSQASADRVAGEIGGLALAADVSDPVAVEAAFERVQAELGTPRIVVNCAGIGTAARILPRDGTLPFEVFERTLRVNLFGSYVVLSLAARAMSTAEPLDADGARGVIVNTASVAYEDGQIGQAAYAASKGGIASMTLPAARELARFGIRVMTIAPGLFETAMSAGLPPGAKASLEAGLPFPSRMGKPDEYAMLVQAIVDNPLLNGAVIRIDSAVRLAPK, from the coding sequence ATGCATATTTCGGGTCAGATCGCGCTGGTCACAGGCGCCGGCAGCGGACTTGGCGAGGCCACCGCCCGCAGATTGGCCGGGCAAGGCGCCAGGGTCGTCGTGATGGACATGTCGCAAGCCTCCGCCGATCGGGTGGCAGGCGAGATCGGCGGCCTCGCGCTTGCCGCCGACGTATCGGACCCCGTCGCGGTCGAGGCCGCGTTCGAACGGGTGCAGGCCGAGCTCGGCACACCGCGCATCGTCGTCAACTGTGCCGGTATCGGGACCGCCGCCCGAATCCTGCCGCGCGACGGCACCCTGCCGTTCGAGGTTTTCGAACGGACCCTGCGCGTCAATCTCTTCGGCAGCTACGTCGTGCTCAGCCTGGCCGCCCGCGCGATGTCCACCGCCGAGCCGCTCGACGCGGACGGGGCGCGCGGGGTGATCGTCAACACCGCCTCGGTCGCCTATGAGGATGGCCAGATCGGCCAGGCCGCCTATGCGGCCTCGAAAGGCGGCATCGCCTCGATGACCCTGCCCGCCGCGCGGGAACTGGCCCGTTTCGGCATCCGCGTGATGACGATCGCGCCGGGCCTGTTCGAGACCGCGATGAGTGCCGGGCTGCCGCCCGGTGCGAAGGCCTCGCTTGAAGCCGGCCTGCCCTTCCCGTCGCGGATGGGCAAGCCCGACGAATACGCCATGCTGGTGCAAGCCATCGTCGACAATCCCCTGCTCAATGGCGCGGTGATCCGCATCGACAGCGCCGTGCGCCTGGCCCCGAAATGA
- a CDS encoding TRAP transporter large permease → MEPVTIGVLALLALLALIALRVPIAASLIAVSFVGIWSVAGLRPALSMLSTIPYTTSASWTLSSIPMFLLMGYIAYHSGLTRGLFEAARVWWGWLPGGLAIASLAGASGFAAVSGSSVACSAAIGRIAVPEMARQGYNLSIATGAVAAGGTIGALIPPSIILILFGIQAETSINQLFLGGLFVGLASLAFYIAAVLVVWWRDPAKLPRAEPYTMGDRWQKTAEIWPVLLLIGAVFGGLFSGFFTATEAGAFGSFAAILIGVLRRSLTWEGFRESLVDTLLSGGALFIIAIGANLFTRLVAMSGLSNQMGLLVEGLGLGTFALLVAIVVIYLILGMFLEPIGALLLTLPLFLPILAQHGVDKLWFGLLVAKLLEIGMITPPVGLNVFVIHSVARDYVRLEQVFAGIVPFILADLALVAAMLAIRGFM, encoded by the coding sequence ATGGAGCCGGTCACCATCGGCGTCCTGGCCCTTCTGGCCCTGCTGGCGCTGATCGCGCTGCGCGTGCCGATCGCCGCCAGCCTGATCGCTGTGTCCTTCGTCGGGATCTGGTCTGTCGCGGGCCTGCGCCCCGCCCTGTCCATGCTGTCGACGATCCCCTACACCACGTCGGCGAGCTGGACACTGTCCTCGATCCCGATGTTCCTGCTGATGGGATACATCGCCTATCACTCCGGGCTGACGCGCGGCCTTTTCGAGGCCGCCCGGGTCTGGTGGGGCTGGCTGCCCGGCGGTCTCGCCATCGCCTCGCTCGCCGGTGCGTCGGGTTTTGCCGCCGTGTCCGGTTCCTCGGTCGCCTGCTCTGCCGCGATCGGGCGGATCGCGGTGCCGGAAATGGCGCGCCAGGGGTACAACCTGTCCATCGCCACGGGCGCGGTCGCGGCGGGCGGCACCATCGGCGCGCTGATCCCGCCCTCGATCATCCTGATCCTGTTCGGCATCCAGGCCGAGACCTCGATCAACCAGCTCTTCCTTGGCGGCCTCTTCGTCGGCCTCGCCTCCCTGGCCTTCTACATCGCGGCCGTCCTGGTCGTCTGGTGGCGCGACCCCGCCAAGCTTCCGCGCGCCGAACCCTACACGATGGGCGACCGCTGGCAGAAGACGGCCGAGATCTGGCCGGTCCTGCTGCTGATCGGGGCGGTATTCGGCGGGCTCTTCTCGGGCTTCTTCACCGCCACCGAGGCAGGTGCCTTCGGAAGCTTCGCGGCAATCCTGATCGGCGTGTTGCGCCGCTCCCTGACCTGGGAGGGGTTCCGCGAAAGCCTTGTCGACACCTTGCTGTCGGGCGGCGCGCTCTTCATCATCGCGATCGGTGCGAACCTCTTCACGCGCCTTGTCGCGATGTCGGGCCTGTCGAACCAGATGGGTCTGCTGGTCGAGGGGCTGGGCCTCGGCACCTTCGCGCTGCTCGTCGCGATCGTGGTGATCTACCTGATCCTCGGCATGTTCCTCGAACCGATCGGGGCGCTCCTGCTGACACTGCCGCTTTTCCTGCCGATCCTGGCGCAGCATGGCGTCGACAAGCTGTGGTTCGGCCTTCTCGTCGCCAAGCTTCTGGAGATCGGGATGATCACCCCGCCGGTCGGGCTCAACGTCTTCGTCATCCATTCGGTCGCGCGCGACTACGTGCGGCTCGAACAGGTCTTCGCCGGCATCGTGCCGTTCATCCTGGCCGATCTGGCGCTGGTCGCGGCGATGCTGGCCATCCGCGGCTTCATGTAG